The genomic stretch ACCGAGTTGGTGACGTTCTGTTTGATGTATTTAGAGAACGCatcaacatttcacaataggccgcAACAAAACCCGGATGGGCCTAAAGGGGCGGGAACCCGAGTTGTCCTTGACCGACTCACGTTGACACATATTCACCGTTACATTATGTTTAACTTAAATGAGTTCCTCTAATTGCGGACGTGAGTATTTTGTAATCAAGATATGCATATTCATATCATGCAACACcgttagttgtgaattataattaattgattttatttcaaaatgtagGTTGCACAAGGATTCGATAAAGCAAATTGCAAATAAGGGGCGAACGATGGATGATCAGTGggaaacccaacattttgaGCAATTTTGCGATTGGCACCATGACTACGTATGATTAATGTCATGCACACCTTGTAAATTCCAAAATATTTCCTCATCGCACTAACTACACTTCATCATTGTATATGACTCGTAAGTCGATTATTCCGACGATCGATGCAGGAAAGATATGGGTGACAAACTAGTAATGTATTGTAGATGGCTGATGATCTCAGCAGTCTAATATAACAAATATGTGGTCAACGGCAAGTTCTTTCGCATTATCGCACATGATGTGGGAAAGAGGTCTCAGAATTGTGGCGCGTGCGTGCCGACTATTGATGGCAAAGTCAAACAAAACTTTTCCATGAAGCATTCTACGACTAAGGAAAAGAATGCTTCTCTAAGAAACATTTTCACAAGAGACAAAACATGGCTAAATTAAACCACATAACAGCAACCAATAAAAAAGAAGCCCCACCGTGACTTGTGAAATCAAGTCATTATTCAACAGATCTCATAACCAAAGGGTTATCTTTAGATAAATTTAGAGAACATGTAGCAACAATGGGATTGGAAAACACTTAAGAGACAACTACATGGTTTGCAGCATAATCAGAAGGATTCAGAGACGCTTGGATGAATGATAGTATGTACTTCTGCCTAATAAGAAACATATGCTTAGTTAAGGGTATATGACACTTATGAGGAACATACATTATAAACTGACATTAATAGAAGTCCACTAAAAGGTATTATGATGAGTTTGGTATATAGTGTAATAAACATTGATAAGGTGTACCAATGAAAACctcaaaaaacataaaatttgaagAGAGTAATTGAGAGAAAGATTCAAAGTAGGTTTACACATGGTTTTGTGTATGGATAAAGTCATCAATTGTAGAATTGGTGTGGACTTTATTCCCAACTATGGATAATTGATGTCATTTGCTTGAAAACATAGTAAAATGAAGTCACCCCTAACATGTCGTCTATAAGACTGTAACGCcccagaaattaattaactggtaattaacttcacgattcgtctcccagccttattccgCAAGGAAAAAGACTTAGGGATCTCTACTTctcaaaaagagaggatactaagtAGCGGAAATattaagattctataaacattaatcattacaaccagagcatctgCCAAAGAtcatcaaagtagctgaaatcaCGCTATACatatcatctttacaagggatctattctataccttaatatgcaagcatgcatcaaaGCTCTTAAGTCTACAGCATAACCCAAAAGTACTGGTTACCATAAGCACCTGCCTAAGctcgcaataagtcctcaagcatctcctgGATCAAATCCTCTAAGATAATCGGATGTTTCGtggtatccatcttctgctaaactatctataagagcatagttgtacatatggagaaaaatgggaaataatacaagggtaaattcgatgacttagtgagtataaatgcacatgaagtacccgtcattaaatggtgaacttagTTACTTATAAAGCACATACAGCATTATGaggtgacagtttatcatgtatgcaatatagatataatatatgctataatatgagaatcatgtcatagttcagcaatatggtctactcgagatattacccattctcagcaggatTGGCACTGTCCCGagtgacctgtaatacaatactggtgcccggatattgtacgctaccgtccataacactagcagcccgaccaaGTCTGACCTTGGGTAGCCCACGTTACTAGTGATGtatgtcctgtagtgaccaaACATTAGGCAATGGATGTGctagtcatgaaacaaccactggatccaaggccccccccacacacatttgaccacaAAAGTTAACCTATATAGACAAGCCCATGGTCGTTATCCTGCACGTACCGGTAtactatgtcatacgatgcaattaatcttagcagtcttttacatgcatgcttttacaagtttcatcattatcttgttaaacaacatacatttagagagtttacAGTAGTTCTGAAATGTATTTTATGAGaattgtaaatatgcatgttttatatatataaaatagtcgtgcaatgcgggaaaagtaacaacaagtatccatgtgagtttgtactcacccgggttgTAAGGTTCCTCCATAAAATCTCATTGAGGCTAAATAACCTCGAATATTGAGAAACGGCCTAACATTAGTTCTAAACCCGGGCTAAAACgaacttaaaacataaaatagggACTGTAGAATGTTGGGCCAAAAAGGCGTTCCTTGGGATGTCTCTGGGCAAGCGCTTGTCCCTTAGGTCAAGCGTTCGGCTAAAGAGGTTCAAGtaaaacctcatttggtccaacgaTCTCCTAAGCCTTCTCAACTGGTCCTAAGGCcacaaaaagagtttttaacaGGTCCTAACCCAAAACAATGTCTCCATGCATAAATAAATATGCCCAACAAGAATGAAACGCTAACctatgcttaaaccaagattaagggcaacaacatagctagaagctcaaaactaccaactaagctaactatgaaaattacttaaacaacataacaactaagtaaggaacaagctaggcttagaagattacctccttgaagcaaaacctccaaaaaatctctcattttcctccaagaactcacaaaactcacaaaatcatTCAAGCATGGGTTCTAAAGGGCAACATGGGCGGAATGAGGCTTAGGGGTCGAGTTgggaggggtatttataagGCTAGCCTATGGGTGCTATATGAGTTATTTTGTGAAGGGGCGAGCGCTCGGGTACTATTTATAGCTTTTGTTAGGCGTTTGGTTCTTATCTAGCAGTCCAAAAATTGGTTAACGAGTGCTCGGGTGGTCTCCTACTGAGCATTTGGTGTACTGTTGGACTTACGCCCGAAAAGCCTGTCTGTACCTTTCTGACGCTCTAAAAAGCATGTCTGTAATTTTGGTCAGCGAGCGCTCGGCCAAAACCAGCGAGCGTTCACAGTTGACTTTTCAGCAATTTGACCAACTGCGCAGTGTTCAGTAAAACAGGCATAACTCTTGTTACGGGTCTTGGAATTGTGCATGGAACCTCATTCCGGAAAGCTCTTTTCGAGAAGAACGTCGTGGTATCTATCCCAATATTTTTGAGTGCATTCTTGGGATTTGAAAATCTAAGATTCCCTATTAAGATGGTGTTTCCAATACTTTCTCGTCTTTTAGGAATTATTCCTTAAACTTCACACCGTAATTGATCTCATACTCATTGATTACCATGAAGCTAATTTTTNNNNNNNNNNNNNNNNNNNNNNNNNNNNNNNNNNNNNNNNNNNNNNNNNNNNNNNNNNNNNNNNNNNNNNNNNNNNNNNNNNNNNNNNNNNNNNNNNNNNTAACCTCATCGATCCTaggtttctctctcatctctctctctctctctctatctctctctatgGGAAGTGAACTAAATTAactgatgctctctctctctctctctatccctCTCGGCTCTCACAGGCTCATAGTCACATTGACCTTCGTGAACGAATCAAGCTGCCTTAGCTGCGTCTCAGTCTCACGACTCTCACGGTTTCACCCCTCGGCAGTAGGTAAAGAAATCTCAATTCTCATATTTGGTAAATTGGTATGAATAGATTTTTGGTCTGTGAGTAGGGACTACTGATTAGTGCTTAGGTTTTTGGTCTATTTTGATTATGTAGTATTGattatgtttttggtttttggtattttttttttgtctaattttgcTCATTAGTTAATTTTGCTGATTTGTAAAAAACTTTTAATGATTTTGCTGATTAgttaattttgttgattttgctaATTAGTAAAAGGGCCAACTGTTAATGATTTTGCTGGTTTGCTGATTATGCAGTACTGATTAGGTTTCTGGTTTGTGGTCtgattttgggtttgattttgcTGATTATTTAACTTGGGTTGATTTTGCTAATTAGGGCAGTAAAAGGGCCCAACTTTTAATTGATGTAaatgtcaattaattatttgtttcctattttataaattgttgatttttttttttttcttccatttattGTAGACTCATGGCTGGTCATTCATCTAGTGGTATGGGTTCTAGTTCTGCTTCATCTACTCCTACTCGTAGTGATAGTACTATGCCTTCCATTGATAATGATACTATTGGATGTGTTGGTGTTGGCACTCAAAACCCTAGTTTAGCTCTCCCaccaaaacctaaaaaatctGAGCAAACATCAATGGTTTGGGAACATTTTACCAAGGTAGAGGGGGGTGATCCCGAGGATCCTAAATCACAATGCAATTATTGCAAGAAATTGTTTAGTTGTCACAGTAAAAGGTTAGGTACTTCATCAATGCTAACACATTTGAAGAATACTTGCAAAAAATATTCCAGTAAGTTTGATAAGTCACAATCAAAGTTAAGTTTTGAGGTTAAGAGGGAAGGCCAAATGGCAATGGGAGAAGGAACTGTTGGTAATTTGGTGATTACTAAATACAATGCTGGGAAAATAAGGGAAGCAATTGCGAAGATGATAATTAAGGATGAGTTGCCATTTAGGTTTGTAGAAGGTGAAGGGTTTCGGGATTTCATGAATATAGTTGAGCCTAGGTTTTCAATTCCTTCTCGTTATACTGTGATGAAGGATTGTATTAAGCTCTTCTTGTCTGAGAAGGAAAAGTTGAGGGCAATGTTTATGACAACTGGAGTTCGGGTTTGTCTTACCACTGATACATGGACTTCGGTTCAAAACCTTAATTACATGGTAATCACCTCCCATTTTATTGATAGTGATTGGAacttacacaaaagaattataaacttttgtttaattcctAATCACAAAGCTGATACCATTGGGGAGAAGATTTTGTCGTGTATGCTTGAGTGGGGTATTCGTAACATTTTCACTATCACAGTTGACAATGCTTCTACCAATGATGCTGCTTTGGAGTTTGTGAAGAGGAGAACTGGTAATAAGGAGGGTGCCATATTAGAGAGTCGGTTTATGCATATCAGGTGCTGTGCACACATATTAAATCTTATTGTGACTGATGATTTGAAAGAGGTAGATGACTCCATTGTGAGGGTTAGAAGTGCGGTGAAGTATGTGAAGTCTTCACCTGCAAGATTTGAAAAGTTTAAGGGTTGTATTGAAAGagaacaaatttctttcaaggGTTTGTTGTGTCTTGATGTTTcaactagatggaactctacattTTTGATGTTGGAAGGTGCTGAAAAATGTCAATCTGCTTTTCAACTTAtggaagagtttgataaaaACTTTAAGAGTGCATTGAATGaggaaaagaatgagaaagaggGTTTGGGACCTCCTACATGTGTTGATTGGAATCGTATTAGGATTTTTCTTaagtttctcaaacttttttatGATGCCACAATGCGACTTTCGGGGTCTTTATATTGTACATCTAATATGTACTTTCAAGAAGTTTGTGGCATTCAAATGCATTTACAAGAGTATATTAATAGTGAtgattttgtattgagttctaTGGCAGAGAGGATGATGATGAAGTACAATAAATATTGGGGGGATCTTGAAAACAATGATAAGGTTAACTTGATGATGTTTGTTGCGGTTGTACTTGATCCACGAACCAAATTGGAGTCATTGGAATATTGGTTCAAAGATGTGCTTGGTGACAAGAAATGTGAGGAGATGGTGAAAAAATTGAAGTCATGCcttaacaaattatatgatcactacAATGTTGGACAGAGTTCATCTCAAGTTCAACATGGTAGTGAATTGCTTCAAGGTTCCtcaatgaaaatagaagaaactGAGAGTGCCAACTTTTACTTCATGAATAGGTTTCATAAATACCTAACTTCTAAAGGTGATATGGAAAGCAAATCGGAGATCGATCGATATTTGATGGAGGATGTTGAAAAAGCGAATGTGAATTTCGATATTTTAAATTGGTGGAAGGTGAACTCAACCAAATTCCCAATTCTTGCCAAAATAGCACGAGATGTGTTGGCCATTCCCATTACAACAGTTGCTTCAGAGTCGGCCTTTAGCACAGGAGGACGTGTGTTGGATCCTTTTCGAAGTTCACTGGCCCCAAAAACGGTTGAAGCATTGATATGTGCACAAAACTGGTTAAGATCAAAACCTTTAAGTTCTGACTCAGATGTGGTTGATGATCCTGAAAGTTATAAGCTTGAATCAGGTAAGCTTTTTGATCATTTTAGTTTacttcttaatttgttttcctatttacaaatttcatttaaCTATTTCAattgagattgtaatttttttttgattcattCTTTGTAGAAATAACTTTGAAGAATATCAGCATTCTACTTGAGGATGATTAGTGACTTAAAGCTGCATTCTGCTTGGTGGCTGTTGGATTTTGTTGCTAGGAGCCTAGGCCTGGTGGTCTAGTGATTTGTTGGCCAATAGCTTGGATTttgtaacttttatttttgatgtAACAGAGTTTTATGTGTGCTTGccctttaaattttatttatgtaatatGTGCAACACTGCAACTGTTAAACATacattttatttgctttttttttttcttttttggtagtTGTTTAGTGCCCTACTGTGACACTGTCCAGGTAgaattattttgtagtttgattttttgtttagtGCTCTATTGTCTACGTAGGGTTATTTTGTagttagattttttgtttagtGCCCTACTGTCCAGGACTCCAGGTAGAGTTAGTTAGAGTTATTTGattcacacacaaaaaaaaatccaaccatatattttatgaaaattgtaaacAATACAAGACAATGAATTCTTGATGGGTTTTAGTccaaatgtagtttttaaaaaaagctacAAAAAaccagttttaaaaaaaaaattacaaaaaaccagttttttctaaaaaaattacaaaaaaaccaGGACTTAAATTGAAATTGATCCCATTAAAAATACCCGACCCGCCCCGAGCAACCCGAGCAACCCGCCCCGTTCTACTCGAAAACCCGGCGGTTTTAGTGCATACAACCCGGGTAACGGGTAAGGGTTTATCAAACCCGATGGGCACGGGTCGGGTGGTAAAAAACTCCAAACCCGCCCCGAAccgacccgtgcccagcccTAGCTACGGGTGCAAGCACTGAATAGGGTGGAAATATGTACGCCATGTTGCGTGATACATTCGGCATGCACAAAGTCAGAGATGACAATAGTGAACCTCGGGTTGAGGCGCATGGAGAGGAAGAACACATTGTGTATGACAAAGCCGATGGAGCTGAAGTACAAAAGTACAAGAAATTGCTTAAAAAGGCAAACAAACCACTTCATGataagaccaaacatagcaagctgagtgctactgtacatctgtacaatttgaagtgtgtgggtggagttagtaacacgatattctcgtgtttcctcaagttcatcaatcagttgctgtcTGCAGATGATGGAGGCCAAACGGTTTCTAAAGGACATGGGACTCGAGTATGAGAAGATTCCAGCATGTCGCAATAATTGTATGTTGTTCTGGAAGGACAATAAGAACTTAGATTCATGTTTTAAATGTGAAAAATCTAAATAGAATGACAAAATTCATTTGGATGAAGATGGCCACCCCATATCATCTAGTAAAAGACATCCGGTCAAGGTTTTACGGTAGTTTCCTATCATACCATGACTACAGAGGCtttttatgtcagagcatactacattctatatgaggtggcatgcagaaggccgcactaaggacggcgtattgaggcatccagccgacggcgaagcatggaagtcaaTCGACAATTTATATCCAGAGTTTTCAGCGGACAGTAGGAGCATAAGATTTGgcctaacctcggatggatttaatccttttggaAACATAAGCACATCCCACagtacttggcctgtaatgTTTATACCGTACAACCTGCCGCCTTTGAGGTGCATGAAACAAGCGTCTTTCATATTATTCCTGATTATTCCAGacccaagttcacctggaatggatataggtGTCTACAtgcaacccttaattgaggaattACAGCAATTATGGAATGTGGGGGTAcgaacatttgatgtctccCTGAAAAAGAATTTCATGCTCCGAGTACAgctgatgtggacaattaatgacttcccggcatacgcGGACTTGTCTGGGTGGCCTACAAGGGGTGGAAAGGCATGCCCTTGATGTATGCATGCAACAAGGTCTAGACggttaaaacacaaaaataaattttgcattatggggcataggcgatacttgcccatggatcattcGTGGAGGTGGAATAAAATGACATTTGATGGAaaccaagaactagaatgtgccctcGATATGCCAGATGAAGATAAAATCCTAAAATAGTTAGAAGggatggtatttggggatgagagtGTCGGTAAGTTAGTTAACATTGATAATTCACATGCAAAGAGAAAAATGACTGATAATGTattgtgaaagaagaaaagtattttctttcgATTGCCGTACTGAAAGGATAATTTATTGctgcacaaccttgatgtcttgcacatagagaaaaatgtgatagacAATATAATTGGCACAATACTCGACATTAAGggaaaaacgaaggacaaccttcAAGCCCGTAAAGACTTggaagaaatgggtttgagacatacacttcatcctTTCACGGGTGATGATAAGAGAATCTATATGCCTCATACTTACCACACGATGTCGAAGGAGGATAAAACTAGTTTCCTAAAAGTGCTTCGAAATATAAGGGTGtcagacggatatgcctcgaacatttttCGATGTGTAAAACTTAAGGACCGAATGATatcgggtttgaagagtcataaCAGTCATGTAttgatgcaacaacttctcccgATTGCATTGCGTAGATCACCGCCCggtaacgtggttagacctctgGTTGAGATGTCTACATTCTTCAAGGGCATATGTTCAACGgcattgacacaagaggatatggCCCGACTTGAGACTGACATCTATATCACTCTGTGCAAGATAGAACATATATTTCCCCCCAGTTTTTTCACCAACATGGCTCACCTTGTCGTGCATCTTGTCTGTGAATGTCAACTCGGTGGACaggtacagtataggtggatgtatccggcagagaggtaaaatttcgcgtaaaaaattaaaattaagattttgttgcactttatttatttaaaaacaattattagatGTAATTTTGACTAATTTTGATATATAGGAGCCTCGGGGGGTTCAAATCTACTGTGTGCAATAAAGCAGCTCCtaagggctgcattgcggagggctacgtAGCAACCGAGTTGGTGACGTTCTGTTTGATGTATTTAGAGAACGCAtcgacatttcacaataggccgcAACAAAACCCGGATGGGCCTAAAGGGGGAACCCGAGTTGTCCTTGACCGACTCACGTTGACACATATTCACCGTTACATTATGTTTAACTTAAATGAGTTCCTCTAATTGCGGACGTGAGTATTTTGTAATCAAGATATGCATGTTCATATCATGCAACACcgttagttgtgaattataattaattgattttatttcaaaatgtagGATGCACAAGGATTCGATAAAGCAAATTGCAAATAAGGGGCGAACGATGGATGATCAGTGggaaacccaacattttgaGCAATTTTGCGATTGGCACCATGACTACGTATGATTAATGTCATGCACACCTTGTAAATTCCAAAATATTTCCTCATCGCACTAACTACACTTCATCATTGTATATGACTCGTAAGTCGATTATTCCGACGATCGATGCAGGAAAGATATGGGTGACAAACTAGTAATGTATTGTAGATGGCCGATGATCTCAGCAGTCTAATATAACAAATATGTGGTCAACGGCAAGTTCTTTCGCATTATCGCACATGATGTGGGAAAGAGGTCTCAGAATTGTGGCTCGTGCGTGCCGACTATTGATGGCAAAGTCAAACAAAACTTTTCCATGAAGCATTCTACGACTAAGGAAAAGAATGCTTCTCTAAGAAACATTTTCACAAGAGACAAAACATGGCTAAATTAAACCACATAACAGCAACCAATAAAAAAGAAGCCCCACCGTGACTTGTGAAATCAAGTCATTATTCAACAGATCTCATAACCAAAGGGTTATCTTTAGATAAATTTAGAGAACATGTAGCAACAATGGGATTGGAAAACACTTAAGAGACAGCTACATGGTTTGCAGCATAATCAGAAGGATTCAGAGACGCTTGGATGAATGATAGTATGTACTTCTGCCTAATAAGAAACATATGCTTAGTTAAGGGTATATGACACTTATGAGGAACATACATTATAAACTGACATTAATAGAAGTCCACTAAAAGGTATTATGATGAGTTTGGTATATAGTGTAATAAACATTGATAAGGTGTACCAATGAAAACctcaaaaaacataaaatttgaagAGAGTAATTGAGAGAAAGATTCAAAGTAGGTTTACACATGGTTTTGTGTATGGATAAAGTCATCAATTGTAGAATTGGTGTGGACTTTATTCCCAACTATGGATAATTGATGTCATTTGCTTGAAAACATAGTAAAATGAAGTCACCCCTAACATGTCGTCTATAAGACTGTAACGCcccagaaattaattaactggtaattaacttcacgattcgtctcccagccttattccgCAAGGAAAAAGACTTAGGGATCTCTACTTctcaaaaagagaggatactaagtAGCGGAAATattaagattctataaacattaatcattacaaccagagtaTCTGCCAAAGAtcatcaaagtagctgaaatcaCGCTATAcacatcatctttacaagggatctattctataccttaatatgcaagcatgcatcaaaGCTCTTAAGTCTACAGCATAACCCAAAAGTACTGGTTACCATAAGCACCTGCCTAAGCTctcaataagtcctcaagcatctcctgGATCAAATCCTCTAAGATAATCGGATGTTTCGtggtatccatcttctgctaaactatctataagagcatagttgtacatatggagaaaaatgagaaataatacaagggtaaattcgatgacttagtgagtataaatgcacatgaagtacccgtcattaaatggtgaacttagTTACTTATAAAGCACATACAGCATTATGaggtgacagtttatcatgtatgcaatatagatataatatatgctataatatgagaatcatgtcatagttcagcaatatggtctactcgagatattactcattctcagcaGGATTGACACTGTC from Corylus avellana chromosome ca1, CavTom2PMs-1.0 encodes the following:
- the LOC132187729 gene encoding zinc finger BED domain-containing protein RICESLEEPER 2-like; this translates as MAGHSSSGMGSSSASSTPTRSDSTMPSIDNDTIGCVGVGTQNPSLALPPKPKKSEQTSMVWEHFTKVEGGDPEDPKSQCNYCKKLFSCHSKRLGTSSMLTHLKNTCKKYSSKFDKSQSKLSFEVKREGQMAMGEGTVGNLVITKYNAGKIREAIAKMIIKDELPFRFVEGEGFRDFMNIVEPRFSIPSRYTVMKDCIKLFLSEKEKLRAMFMTTGVRVCLTTDTWTSVQNLNYMVITSHFIDSDWNLHKRIINFCLIPNHKADTIGEKILSCMLEWGIRNIFTITVDNASTNDAALEFVKRRTGNKEGAILESRFMHIRCCAHILNLIVTDDLKEVDDSIVRVRSAVKYVKSSPARFEKFKGCIEREQISFKGLLCLDVSTRWNSTFLMLEGAEKCQSAFQLMEEFDKNFKSALNEEKNEKEGLGPPTCVDWNLMILY